In Chryseobacterium camelliae, one DNA window encodes the following:
- a CDS encoding GNAT family N-acetyltransferase: MNEVIIRKAVREDCAAMLDLIKELAEFEKALHEVTLDLAQFTEDGFGTSSVWDAFVAEFNGEIVGISLYYNRYSTWKGKRLYLEDLVVTERMRGKNIGKLLFDATLEYGKSNQYTGMVFQVLNWNEPAITFYKKYDPKFDDEWLNVSIEFDNRI, translated from the coding sequence ATGAATGAAGTCATCATAAGAAAGGCGGTCCGGGAAGATTGTGCTGCAATGCTGGATCTCATCAAAGAGCTTGCTGAATTTGAAAAAGCCCTGCATGAAGTTACCCTTGACCTGGCCCAATTCACTGAGGACGGTTTCGGTACATCGTCGGTCTGGGACGCTTTCGTAGCTGAGTTTAACGGAGAGATTGTCGGGATTTCATTATACTACAACCGGTATTCTACCTGGAAAGGGAAGAGGTTGTATCTGGAAGATCTGGTGGTAACGGAAAGGATGCGCGGGAAAAACATCGGAAAACTGTTGTTTGATGCTACACTGGAATATGGTAAGTCCAACCAGTACACCGGAATGGTTTTCCAGGTGCTGAACTGGAACGAGCCGGCTATTACCTTCTATAAAAAGTATGATCCGAAATTTGATGACGAATGGCTGAATGTTTCCATAGAATTTGATAACAGAATATAA
- a CDS encoding YfhO family protein, whose protein sequence is MLKKNKNLVFILASLVVFIILAFVYANPVLSGKQLFQHDIVQYRGGAKELLDYRADTGKETYWSDSMFGGMPTYQMGSQFKGDVIKKIDSWLNFLPRPVNYLFLLFAGFFFLGMVAVRNWKYALLGATFFGLSTYFYIIIAAGHNGKVNTIEYFAPLLAGILLVYIRRQYIWGFIVTTLFMGLQIAANHPQMTYYLFLALGFLFLSELIRAIQKKTPMKHFLISSGIIAAAGLIGVGMNSQRIMANSEYIKETVRGKQILTNESNTSGKSGMDKESMLMWSYGQLETLNLFIPRLMGGGTQEPEGKEMMNHVQELVQENVSTQAEMDRISKGFSGMTYWGEQPGTSGPAYQGAIVCFLAVLGFFFANRKYRYWILGVSVLTILLAWGSNFMPLSDFFIDYVPFYNKFRAPSSILVVVELLFPLIAMIGLYKFFTDEKLTQEYKQKILLYVSGATLGLLLILLFFGKSLLGFHTANEKMYFPPFLLDYLVEERYKLFRTDAIKAFFYVAIAAAALFMVLKNKLSQNVALIIIGAVSLFDLWTVNKRYLNDENYVDKIFAENPFQTETSELLQEKVQGNPNLEPLLAHVNVNKTLETIAEKDQTHYRIFNNILGTFSETNTSYFKSSIGGYHAVKLRRYDDVINEYFQVMDSVKVPNVLNLLNAKYWVVGGPDQPQALPNPKANGNAWLVSDIKFVNTPNEEIKSIGIIDSKKTAVVAASDRKYFDGKPVQADPAAFINLTKYQPNELEFKSQSKTPQLAVFSEIYYPHGWKVFVDEKEVPYIKADYLLRAVYLPAGAHNIRMIFEPEVIEKGKWISLLCFGLFILLSAGGIFWMKKNKDRKITVEEKI, encoded by the coding sequence ATGCTTAAAAAAAATAAAAATCTGGTTTTCATCCTGGCTAGTCTGGTGGTATTCATCATTCTTGCTTTTGTATACGCCAATCCTGTGCTTAGCGGAAAACAACTGTTTCAGCATGACATCGTGCAGTACAGGGGTGGTGCCAAGGAGCTTCTGGACTACCGTGCCGATACCGGAAAGGAAACTTACTGGAGCGACTCTATGTTCGGAGGAATGCCTACCTATCAGATGGGAAGCCAGTTTAAAGGCGATGTGATCAAAAAGATCGACAGCTGGCTGAATTTCCTTCCACGACCTGTCAATTACCTTTTCCTGCTTTTTGCCGGATTTTTCTTTTTAGGAATGGTAGCCGTAAGAAACTGGAAGTATGCTCTCCTGGGAGCTACTTTTTTCGGGCTTTCCACTTATTTCTATATCATTATCGCTGCCGGGCATAATGGTAAAGTCAATACCATTGAATATTTCGCTCCTCTTCTCGCCGGGATACTGTTAGTTTATATCCGGAGACAATACATCTGGGGATTTATTGTGACTACCCTGTTCATGGGACTTCAGATTGCAGCAAACCACCCACAGATGACGTATTACCTGTTTTTAGCCTTAGGATTTTTATTCCTTTCGGAACTGATCAGGGCCATCCAGAAGAAAACGCCGATGAAACATTTCCTTATTTCTTCGGGAATTATTGCCGCTGCAGGCCTGATCGGGGTTGGAATGAACTCCCAGAGAATCATGGCGAATTCTGAATATATAAAAGAAACAGTACGGGGAAAGCAGATCCTGACGAATGAAAGCAATACGTCCGGCAAATCCGGCATGGACAAAGAAAGCATGCTGATGTGGAGCTACGGCCAGCTGGAGACCCTGAACCTCTTCATCCCGAGATTAATGGGAGGCGGTACACAGGAGCCTGAAGGGAAAGAAATGATGAACCATGTACAGGAGCTGGTGCAGGAAAATGTATCCACTCAGGCTGAAATGGACCGGATCTCTAAAGGTTTCAGCGGCATGACCTACTGGGGAGAACAGCCCGGGACTTCCGGACCAGCATATCAGGGCGCCATTGTCTGTTTCCTTGCGGTTTTAGGATTTTTCTTTGCAAACAGGAAATACAGATACTGGATCCTCGGAGTTTCGGTACTGACTATTCTTCTGGCATGGGGAAGCAATTTCATGCCTCTTTCAGATTTCTTTATAGATTACGTGCCGTTTTATAACAAATTCAGGGCTCCTTCATCCATTCTGGTGGTGGTAGAACTTCTCTTCCCGCTGATTGCAATGATTGGTCTCTATAAATTTTTCACGGATGAAAAACTGACCCAGGAATACAAGCAGAAGATTCTGTTGTATGTCAGCGGAGCCACTTTAGGCCTGCTGCTGATCCTGTTATTCTTCGGGAAATCTCTCTTGGGCTTCCATACGGCCAATGAAAAGATGTACTTCCCGCCGTTCCTTCTGGATTACCTGGTGGAAGAACGGTATAAGCTCTTCAGGACAGATGCAATTAAAGCATTTTTCTATGTGGCCATAGCTGCTGCTGCATTGTTCATGGTGCTGAAAAACAAGCTCAGCCAGAATGTGGCGCTGATCATTATCGGGGCAGTAAGCCTTTTTGATTTATGGACTGTTAACAAGCGCTACCTGAATGATGAAAACTATGTAGATAAAATTTTCGCGGAAAATCCTTTCCAGACAGAGACGTCCGAGCTTCTTCAGGAAAAGGTACAGGGGAATCCTAACCTGGAGCCTCTACTGGCGCATGTTAATGTGAATAAAACCCTGGAAACCATTGCAGAAAAGGATCAGACCCACTACCGTATCTTCAATAATATCTTGGGCACCTTCAGCGAAACCAATACCTCTTATTTCAAATCATCCATCGGAGGTTACCATGCGGTAAAACTGAGGAGATATGATGATGTGATCAATGAATATTTCCAGGTGATGGATTCGGTAAAGGTACCGAATGTCCTGAACCTGCTCAATGCCAAATACTGGGTAGTAGGAGGACCGGATCAGCCTCAGGCACTTCCAAACCCTAAAGCCAATGGAAATGCATGGTTGGTAAGCGACATTAAATTTGTCAATACCCCGAATGAGGAGATCAAGTCCATCGGAATTATCGACAGCAAAAAAACGGCGGTTGTTGCCGCTTCAGACAGAAAATATTTCGACGGCAAACCTGTTCAGGCAGACCCGGCTGCCTTCATCAATCTGACGAAATACCAACCGAATGAACTGGAGTTCAAATCGCAGTCTAAAACACCTCAATTAGCTGTATTTTCTGAAATTTACTATCCTCACGGATGGAAAGTGTTTGTGGATGAAAAAGAAGTGCCATATATCAAGGCGGATTATCTGTTACGCGCCGTCTATCTGCCAGCCGGAGCCCACAATATCAGAATGATATTTGAACCTGAGGTGATTGAAAAAGGAAAATGGATATCCCTGCTTTGCTTCGGGCTGTTTATCCTGTTGAGTGCAGGAGGAATTTTCTGGATGAAGAAAAATAAAGACCGGAAAATTACCGTTGAAGAAAAAATATAA
- a CDS encoding YpdA family putative bacillithiol disulfide reductase, translating to MEMLDILIIGGGPIGLNCALEARKHHLDYLIIEKGTIVNSLYNYPLYMKFFSTAEKLEIGEIPFISAATKPGRQEALEYYQGITRQKGLNIHLYEKVLNVLRHDGYFQIKTTKTSYQAKNVIIATGFYDIPNLMEIPGEELPKVKHYYTEPYPYAQQKIVVVGSSNSAVDAALETYRKGAEVTMIIRHAEISPNVKYWVKPDIENRIAEGSIKAHFHSALVEIKEHSVIFGDENGILQEIDNDFVLAMTGYLPDFDFLKNSGIELQGDCLNPFYHPETMETNVKNLYLAGVVCGGKDTHLWFIENSRIHAEMIVNDIISKSN from the coding sequence ATGGAAATGCTGGATATCCTCATTATCGGAGGCGGGCCCATAGGCCTGAACTGTGCACTGGAAGCACGTAAACATCACCTGGACTATCTGATTATAGAAAAGGGCACAATTGTCAATTCCCTATATAATTATCCGTTATACATGAAGTTTTTCTCCACCGCAGAAAAGCTTGAAATCGGTGAGATCCCTTTCATTTCTGCTGCAACCAAGCCGGGAAGGCAGGAAGCGCTGGAATATTACCAGGGCATTACCCGTCAGAAAGGCCTCAACATCCATCTGTACGAAAAGGTGCTGAATGTGCTGCGACATGACGGTTATTTTCAAATCAAAACAACAAAAACTTCTTATCAGGCTAAAAATGTAATCATCGCAACCGGATTTTACGACATTCCCAACCTGATGGAGATTCCCGGAGAGGAATTGCCGAAAGTAAAGCATTACTACACTGAACCCTATCCTTACGCACAGCAGAAAATTGTGGTTGTGGGTTCAAGCAACTCAGCAGTAGACGCCGCTCTGGAAACATACCGAAAAGGAGCTGAAGTCACCATGATCATCCGCCATGCAGAAATTTCCCCAAACGTGAAATACTGGGTGAAACCGGATATTGAAAACAGGATCGCAGAAGGCAGCATAAAAGCGCATTTTCATTCGGCACTTGTAGAAATTAAAGAGCATTCTGTTATTTTCGGGGATGAAAACGGAATTCTTCAGGAAATCGACAATGATTTCGTACTGGCTATGACCGGCTATCTTCCTGATTTTGATTTCCTCAAAAATTCCGGGATAGAATTGCAGGGCGATTGTTTAAATCCTTTCTACCATCCGGAAACGATGGAAACCAATGTAAAGAACCTGTATCTGGCAGGAGTTGTCTGCGGAGGCAAGGATACCCATTTGTGGTTTATTGAAAACTCAAGGATACATGCGGAGATGATTGTAAATGATATTATTTCAAAATCAAACTGA
- a CDS encoding glycosyltransferase family 4 protein: protein MQQKKVLIITYYWPPAGGPGVQRWLKFAKYLPEFGWEPVIYTPENPSYPLVDESLINDVPPGIETIRTKIWEPYQLAEKLNKNNKKFKAGQFDVGKNQSWKSRLSIWVRGNFFIPDARVFWVNPSVKFLERYLKEHQIDVVVTSGPPHSLHLIGLGLKKKFESLKWIADFRDPWTEISYYKHLKLTSRSDMKHRRLEREVFAKADLTLATSYSDAENFRKKGAHALCITNGFDESDAERREKNAGKTASEDKFTLSYIGVLEQLRNPEVLWKVLMELVATQPDFTRNFQLKFAGKIDDRILDALLSSNLKNHITNLGYLSHDKAVEEMNHADLLLITNFPDPPSKGIIPGKIFEYLATGKQIISFGPEDADVAKILDESQSGKHFSYNSTESVKSFILDQYNNWKNGIVPEKNRNISQFSRKHLTGTLAEVLNQIVH from the coding sequence ATGCAGCAGAAAAAAGTTCTTATCATCACCTATTACTGGCCCCCTGCAGGCGGACCTGGGGTACAGAGATGGCTGAAATTTGCCAAATACCTTCCTGAGTTCGGATGGGAACCGGTCATCTATACTCCTGAAAACCCAAGTTATCCTTTGGTAGACGAGAGCCTGATTAATGATGTTCCTCCCGGCATCGAAACCATCAGAACCAAAATCTGGGAACCTTATCAGCTGGCAGAAAAGCTGAATAAGAACAATAAAAAATTCAAAGCCGGCCAGTTTGACGTCGGCAAAAACCAAAGCTGGAAGTCCAGGCTTTCGATTTGGGTGCGCGGGAATTTCTTTATTCCCGATGCACGGGTATTCTGGGTCAATCCTTCTGTAAAATTCCTGGAACGCTATCTAAAAGAGCATCAAATTGATGTAGTGGTCACTTCAGGACCGCCCCACTCGCTTCATCTTATCGGTTTAGGACTTAAAAAAAAGTTTGAAAGCCTGAAATGGATTGCTGATTTCCGGGACCCCTGGACGGAAATTTCGTACTATAAGCACCTTAAACTTACCTCCCGCTCTGACATGAAACACCGGCGGCTCGAACGGGAAGTTTTCGCAAAGGCAGACCTTACTTTAGCCACCAGCTACAGCGATGCAGAAAATTTCCGTAAAAAGGGAGCCCATGCTTTATGCATTACCAATGGATTTGATGAAAGCGATGCAGAAAGAAGAGAAAAAAACGCTGGTAAAACAGCTTCTGAAGACAAGTTTACGTTGAGTTATATCGGTGTCCTAGAACAGCTCCGCAATCCTGAGGTCCTCTGGAAGGTACTTATGGAACTCGTGGCAACACAGCCTGATTTTACACGTAATTTCCAATTGAAATTTGCCGGCAAGATCGATGACAGGATTCTAGATGCCCTGCTGAGCTCAAATCTTAAGAACCATATAACCAACCTAGGCTATCTTTCACATGATAAAGCGGTAGAAGAAATGAACCATGCTGACCTTCTCCTGATTACGAATTTCCCCGATCCACCCTCCAAAGGCATTATTCCCGGAAAGATTTTCGAGTACCTCGCTACAGGGAAACAGATCATCTCTTTCGGACCGGAAGATGCCGATGTAGCTAAAATCCTGGATGAAAGCCAGTCAGGAAAGCATTTCAGCTATAATAGCACTGAAAGTGTGAAAAGCTTTATCCTTGACCAGTATAACAACTGGAAAAATGGTATTGTCCCTGAAAAAAACCGTAATATCAGTCAGTTTTCAAGGAAACATTTAACCGGAACATTGGCAGAAGTCCTGAATCAAATCGTCCACTGA
- the rlmB gene encoding 23S rRNA (guanosine(2251)-2'-O)-methyltransferase RlmB: MNTTNDKKDDFIFGLRPVIEAIEAGKTIDKIFVQNALQGPIYAELKAVLAQNKIRPNYVPVEKLNRFTRKNHQGVVAFISDVPFHKIEDLVPQLFEEGKTPFLLILDRLTDVRNFGAICRTAECVGIDAVIIPEKGAAPINSDAIKTSAGAIYNVKICKQSNLAHTVDFLQQSGISVYAATEKAQKVIYDVDFTQPCALVMGNEETGISKEVLHHSDEKIKLPIEGKTQSLNVSVACGAILYEAVRQKTVKIN, encoded by the coding sequence ATGAATACGACCAACGATAAAAAAGACGATTTTATTTTCGGGCTCCGTCCCGTGATCGAAGCTATTGAAGCAGGAAAAACCATCGATAAAATCTTCGTGCAGAACGCGCTGCAGGGACCTATTTATGCAGAACTAAAGGCTGTTTTGGCCCAGAATAAAATCCGTCCGAACTATGTTCCGGTAGAAAAGCTGAACCGTTTTACAAGAAAAAACCATCAGGGTGTGGTGGCATTTATTTCAGATGTGCCGTTCCATAAAATTGAGGACCTGGTACCTCAGCTTTTCGAAGAGGGAAAAACCCCTTTTCTACTGATCCTGGACAGGCTTACCGATGTGAGGAATTTCGGTGCGATATGCCGTACGGCAGAGTGTGTGGGCATTGATGCCGTCATTATCCCTGAAAAAGGCGCAGCCCCAATTAATTCTGATGCGATCAAGACTTCGGCAGGAGCCATCTATAACGTTAAAATCTGTAAGCAGTCGAACCTTGCTCATACGGTAGACTTCCTTCAGCAAAGCGGGATCTCAGTATATGCAGCCACCGAAAAAGCACAGAAGGTGATCTATGATGTAGACTTCACCCAGCCCTGCGCCCTCGTTATGGGGAATGAGGAAACCGGGATTTCCAAGGAAGTGCTTCACCATTCGGATGAAAAAATAAAACTGCCGATAGAAGGAAAAACCCAATCACTGAATGTATCCGTAGCCTGCGGGGCCATTCTTTATGAAGCCGTAAGACAGAAGACGGTAAAAATCAATTAA
- a CDS encoding DUF6263 family protein codes for MKNIAAIALISIALVSCKKETAKITKVDPKTGKTITVEVPADSVAKVEANPAIKDSAGIYRQTFKLEKGKTYPLTTYQRDVKTMTDPKGKTLNGISESTDEMTFTVNDVKGNVYDITLNLIAKRNSQTSQGKTVVVDTKQPIPKEDDLKMIWNINRALTGNKLSMKMDDKGKVISITGFEPVYTKVANAVGTLIKDADQKAGIVASLKETFNEKVLRDQFNKNLTIIPKKGVKIGEKWSTSENADAGGKIKVTSNYVLKSVGNGIAEISVTGGIPKKTEKQAQGPVTHSLSSELTQNGTIKFDENTGWITNQNINVKTTQVETISDGKQSQSMQSVTNSSVMVNPSAK; via the coding sequence ATGAAAAACATAGCAGCAATCGCGCTTATATCCATAGCTCTGGTATCATGTAAAAAGGAAACCGCCAAAATCACCAAAGTAGATCCCAAAACCGGAAAGACCATTACGGTAGAAGTTCCCGCAGATTCTGTGGCCAAAGTGGAAGCCAATCCCGCCATCAAGGATTCAGCAGGCATCTACAGGCAGACCTTTAAGCTTGAAAAAGGAAAGACGTATCCACTCACTACTTATCAGAGAGATGTAAAAACCATGACCGATCCTAAAGGTAAAACCTTGAACGGAATCAGTGAGTCTACCGATGAAATGACTTTTACGGTAAATGATGTCAAAGGCAATGTTTATGACATTACCCTCAATCTTATTGCCAAAAGGAATTCCCAGACTTCTCAAGGCAAAACCGTGGTTGTGGATACCAAGCAGCCGATTCCCAAAGAAGATGACCTTAAAATGATCTGGAACATCAACCGTGCGCTTACCGGAAACAAGCTGAGCATGAAAATGGACGATAAAGGAAAAGTAATTTCTATTACCGGTTTCGAGCCTGTGTATACGAAGGTTGCTAATGCAGTAGGAACACTGATCAAGGATGCCGACCAGAAGGCAGGCATTGTTGCCAGCCTGAAAGAGACCTTCAATGAAAAAGTACTGCGGGACCAATTCAATAAAAACCTTACGATCATTCCTAAAAAGGGAGTGAAGATCGGAGAAAAATGGTCTACTTCTGAAAATGCGGATGCCGGCGGGAAAATTAAAGTGACTTCCAACTATGTGCTGAAGAGCGTTGGAAACGGTATTGCAGAAATTTCTGTAACCGGCGGTATTCCTAAGAAAACCGAAAAACAGGCACAGGGGCCGGTTACCCATAGCCTGAGCAGCGAACTGACCCAGAACGGAACAATAAAGTTTGATGAAAACACGGGCTGGATTACCAATCAGAACATCAATGTTAAAACAACGCAGGTAGAAACCATCTCAGACGGGAAGCAGTCACAGTCTATGCAGAGTGTCACCAACTCTTCCGTGATGGTAAATCCGTCTGCAAAATAA
- a CDS encoding AAA family ATPase, producing the protein MSDTYQAEDIRQLTEKVKEKNYLFTLLRQEINKVIIGQQYMIDRLLVGLLGNGHVLLEGVPGLAKTLAIKTLADAVHGEFSRIQFTPDLLPADVVGTMIYNIRDNDFSIKKGPVFANFVLADEINRAPAKVQSALLEVMQEKQVTIGDETMKLPKPFLVLATQNPIDQEGTYLLPEAQSDRFMLKCKIDYPEFEDERTVMRMVSTSHQPNVNPVIGLQDIVEAKEIINQIYLDEKIEKYILDMVFATRYPENYGLSELKNYIGFGASPRASINLAIASRAYAFLRGRAFVIPEDVKELAKDILRHRIGLTFEAEAEEISTEEIINRILAKIQAP; encoded by the coding sequence ATGTCAGATACATATCAGGCTGAAGATATCCGTCAGTTGACGGAAAAAGTAAAGGAAAAAAATTATCTCTTTACCCTGCTGCGCCAGGAAATCAATAAAGTGATTATCGGCCAGCAATACATGATAGACCGCCTGCTGGTGGGGCTTTTGGGTAACGGCCACGTCCTGCTGGAAGGGGTGCCGGGGCTCGCTAAGACTCTGGCGATCAAAACCCTTGCCGACGCGGTTCACGGAGAATTTTCACGGATACAGTTTACTCCCGATCTGCTGCCTGCGGATGTGGTGGGAACCATGATCTACAATATCAGGGATAATGACTTCTCTATAAAGAAAGGTCCTGTCTTTGCCAATTTTGTATTGGCAGATGAGATCAACCGTGCGCCGGCTAAGGTACAGTCGGCACTTCTGGAAGTCATGCAGGAAAAGCAGGTGACCATAGGAGATGAGACTATGAAACTGCCCAAGCCTTTCCTGGTATTAGCAACACAGAACCCGATCGACCAGGAAGGAACTTATCTTCTTCCTGAAGCACAGAGCGACCGGTTTATGCTGAAGTGTAAAATAGATTACCCGGAATTTGAAGATGAAAGAACGGTCATGAGGATGGTATCAACATCGCATCAGCCTAATGTGAATCCGGTGATTGGCCTTCAGGATATCGTTGAGGCCAAAGAGATCATCAACCAGATTTACCTGGACGAAAAAATAGAAAAGTATATTCTGGATATGGTATTTGCTACCCGTTATCCTGAAAATTACGGTCTTTCAGAACTGAAAAACTATATCGGATTCGGAGCATCTCCAAGAGCATCCATCAATCTTGCCATTGCTTCGAGAGCATATGCTTTCCTCAGGGGAAGAGCATTTGTAATTCCGGAAGATGTGAAGGAACTGGCCAAAGATATTCTAAGACACAGAATAGGGCTTACTTTTGAAGCGGAGGCGGAAGAAATCTCAACAGAGGAAATTATTAACCGGATCCTAGCGAAAATTCAGGCGCCGTAA
- a CDS encoding DUF58 domain-containing protein: protein MQIKDIVKKVKQIEIRTRKKTEATLMGQYHSAFKGQGMTFSEVRPYQFGDEIRRIDWNKTARFREPFVKVMEEERELTMMLVVDVSASMDYGTKTQLKREYVAEIAASLGFSAAGNNDKVGLILFADKVYKVIPPQKGRKHILSIISTILTADYVPAESKVDKALEYMMGIFKKKSLVFLFSDFEDAYDSKMLRVASKKHQLLGMRIYDEKDNAIPDVGYALLYDSETGKQVWANTSSARWRYTFAEAQKQKLKALEEDFANSSASFMNISTGTDYSRMLYNYFQKK from the coding sequence ATGCAGATTAAAGATATTGTAAAAAAAGTAAAGCAGATAGAAATCCGTACCCGAAAAAAGACGGAGGCTACTTTGATGGGGCAGTATCACAGTGCTTTTAAGGGACAGGGGATGACTTTTTCAGAAGTGCGTCCTTACCAGTTCGGAGATGAGATCCGGAGGATCGACTGGAATAAAACGGCCCGTTTCCGCGAGCCTTTCGTGAAAGTGATGGAAGAGGAAAGGGAACTGACCATGATGCTGGTGGTAGATGTTTCAGCCTCCATGGATTACGGAACCAAAACCCAGCTGAAAAGGGAATATGTGGCAGAGATTGCTGCCAGTTTAGGATTTTCTGCAGCCGGGAACAATGATAAAGTAGGGCTGATCCTGTTTGCCGATAAAGTATACAAAGTAATCCCGCCCCAAAAGGGAAGAAAGCATATCCTCTCCATCATCAGCACCATTTTAACGGCTGATTATGTTCCTGCCGAGTCTAAAGTAGACAAAGCCCTGGAATACATGATGGGTATCTTTAAAAAGAAATCCCTGGTGTTTCTCTTTTCTGATTTTGAGGATGCGTACGACTCCAAAATGCTGAGGGTGGCTTCCAAGAAGCATCAGTTGTTGGGAATGCGTATTTATGATGAAAAAGACAATGCTATTCCGGATGTTGGCTATGCACTGCTGTATGACTCAGAAACAGGTAAACAGGTTTGGGCCAATACTTCAAGCGCACGCTGGAGGTACACCTTTGCCGAAGCACAAAAGCAGAAATTAAAGGCCCTGGAAGAGGATTTTGCCAATAGTTCAGCCAGCTTTATGAATATCAGTACAGGTACGGATTACTCCAGGATGCTGTACAATTATTTTCAGAAAAAATAA
- a CDS encoding DinB family protein translates to MNYHFQAHRQVRKNLLDILQNTSHEDLLLIPDGFNNNIYWNIAHTVATQQLLHYYLSGNPFRIDKYWIETYKKGTLPNLNVQKSEVEDLEFLLTETSKILMKDYDSDFFSDYTPYTTSFGMDLKSIQDAIIFNNMHESLHYGYAMAQKRAILGEKY, encoded by the coding sequence ATGAACTATCATTTTCAGGCCCACAGACAGGTCAGAAAAAACCTTCTGGATATTTTACAGAATACTTCTCATGAAGATCTTTTGCTGATTCCGGACGGTTTCAACAATAATATCTACTGGAACATTGCCCATACGGTGGCCACACAGCAGCTTTTGCATTATTACCTGAGCGGAAACCCTTTCAGAATAGATAAGTACTGGATCGAAACCTACAAGAAAGGCACGCTTCCCAATCTTAATGTTCAGAAATCTGAAGTCGAGGACCTTGAATTCCTGCTGACGGAAACCTCCAAAATCCTTATGAAAGATTACGACAGTGATTTTTTTTCGGACTACACACCTTACACCACAAGTTTCGGAATGGACCTGAAAAGTATCCAGGATGCTATTATTTTCAATAATATGCACGAAAGCCTGCACTACGGCTATGCCATGGCTCAGAAGAGGGCTATTTTGGGAGAAAAATATTAG